From one Lycium ferocissimum isolate CSIRO_LF1 chromosome 7, AGI_CSIRO_Lferr_CH_V1, whole genome shotgun sequence genomic stretch:
- the LOC132065696 gene encoding exocyst complex component EXO70H1-like produces MRSTGYFSPSRPSSPLHSSITSNNSPSRHITTFSETLMEDTINDAGSIIRRWDLDASTSYNRVANLFRDYREEAQQLLDAVNNLQHCMHFVIKEKSSSELLVQAQTLMQIAMKRLQKEMYTILSGNRYFLDSETLSTRSSRQSTRSSVSDDDNDDEINEITNTPDTEVSVSTRVSEVEKVSELVMQNLKAIADCMIGAGYGKECVKIYNLNRKSIIDETLYYLGVEKLTTSQIQKMDWDVLEKKIKNWLSAVKIAVSTLFHGEKILCDHVFSASDAIRESCFSEIAKESALNLFSFPEMVAKYKKLTLEKMFTILDLYKSISDLWDDIEFIFSFDSFAVIKSQAVTSLVKLGEAARFMLTEFELAIQKDSSKAKSGGGVHPLTRYVMNYLVFLGDYSFAFSEIIADFPLSIQTPLPESYADNSPSSVRIAWIILVLLCKLDGKAQHYKDVSLSYLFLANNLNYVVSKVKKSNLRLLLGSDWLSKNETKVKLYISNYERMGWTKVLTSFPEHSTVEMSLPEARDWFIKFNLGFEEAYHMQSSWVIPDPKLRDEVKISLARKIVSGYQTFYEKYREVLRSGGAKSVVRFAPDDLQNYLSDLFYGTGLSEHGTTSYDSPSSSTSISTSSSPSHGR; encoded by the coding sequence ATGAGATCAACTGGGTATTTCTCTCCATCAAGACCTAGTTCACCTTTACATTCTTCTATTACTTCTAATAATTCCCCTTCACGTCATATTACTACCTTTTCCGAAACTTTAATGGAAGATACAATCAACGACGCTGGATCAATTATTCGAAGATGGGATCTCGATGCATCTACTTCATACAACAGAGTCGCTAATCTTTTCAGAGATTATCGCGAAGAGGCACAACAACTTCTTGATGCTGTAAACAACTTGCAACATTGTATGCATTTTGTTATTAAAGAAAAATCCAGCTCTGAACTCCTTGTTCAGGCTCAAACTCTCATGCAAATTGCAATGAAAAGACTTCAAAAAGAAATGTACACTATCTTGTCGGGAAATCGTTATTTCCTAGACTCCGAAACTCTGTCTACTCGATCCTCCAGACAATCAACACGGTCAAGTGTCTccgatgatgataatgatgatgaaattAATGAGATAACTAACACCCCGGACACCGAGGTCTCAGTTAGTACTCGTGTTTCTGAGGTTGAAAAAGTCTCTGAACTTGTCATGCAGAATTTAAAAGCTATAGCTGATTGTATGATTGGTGCTGGTTATGGAAAAGAGTGCGTTAAGATTTACAATCTTAATCGAAAATCAATTATCGACGAGACGTTGTATTATTTAGGTGTTGAAAAATTAACCACTTCGCAGATTCAGAAAATGGATTGGGATGTGTtggagaagaaaataaagaattgGTTAAGTGCTGTGAAAATAGCAGTGAGTACTTTATTTCACGGCGAAAAAATTCTGTGTGATCATGTTTTCTCTGCTTCTGATGCAATCAGAGAATCATGTTTCTCTGAAATCGCTAAAGAAAGTGCTCTAAATCTTTTTTCATTCCCAGAAATGGTAGCTAAGTACAAGAAGCTAACTCTGGAGAAAATGTTCACTATCCTCGATCTTTACAAGTCAATTTCGGATCTATGGGATGACATCGAGTTCATTTTCAGTTTCGATTCCTTTGCAGTAATCAAATCTCAGGCGGTAACGTCACTGGTGAAACTCGGTGAAGCTGCCCGATTTATGCTAACGGAGTTTGAATTGGCGATTCAGAAAGATTCATCGAAAGCGAAGTCAGGGGGTGGGGTTCACCCCCTGACTCGCTACGTCATGAACTACCTTGTTTTCCTCGGGGATTATAGCTTCGCTTTTTCCGAGATCATCGCTGATTTTCCGCTTTCTATACAAACTCCGTTACCGGAATCTTACGCTGATAACTCGCCGTCTTCTGTCCGAATTGCTTGGATCATTCTTGTCCTCCTTTGTAAACTTGACGGCAAAGCTCAACACTATAAGGATGTATCATTATCCTATTTGTTCTTAGCGAACAACTTAAACTACGTTGTTTCGAAGGTGAAAAAGTCGAACCTAAGGCTTTTACTTGGATCTGATTGGTTATCGAAGAACGAAACGAAAGTCAAACTGTACATTTCAAACTACGAGAGGATGGGATGGACCAAAGTGCTGACGTCATTCCCCGAGCATTCAACGGTGGAGATGTCATTGCCCGAAGCAAGAGATTGGTTTATAAAATTCAATTTGGGTTTTGAGGAAGCATACCACATGCAGAGTTCATGGGTTATACCCGACCCGAAACTCCGAGACGAAGTTAAAATATCATTGGCTAGAAAGATTGTTTCGGGCTATCAGACCTTTTACGAAAAGTATAGGGAAGTATTGAGAAGTGGTGGAGCGAAGTCAGTTGTCAGATTTGCCCCTGACGATTTGCAAAATTACTTGTCGGATTTATTTTATGGGACTGGACTTTCAGAGCATggaacgacatcatatgactcACCTTCATCGTCGACGTCAATTTCAACATCGTCATCTCCGTCACATGGCCGTTAA